The Eremothecium gossypii ATCC 10895 chromosome VII, complete sequence nucleotide sequence TTCCTATGGCGTGTTAACCCCAGGCTGTGTATTCTCCAATGGTGTAGCTTGTTTGGATTCATGCAAAAATCGTCTTCTGTTGTCAGTTCCATAAAATTATCTGAGAGGTATTCGTCGTCTGTATGGATGCGAGGGTCTATGCGTAACTGATAAGCATAACTTATACGTTCCCACAGCATCGTCCTTGAAAGCGGCCCGAGCTTCAGCTGTTCATTTTGCAAGATAAGCTCAAGGTATTTGATGGCAAatggcgcagatgtccATGTGTCGCTTAGAGAAAGAAATAGTTCCGCCATATACACAAGGCAGCGGAACTTACCCAAGTAGTTTAAACTCGCTACCGTGGAATCCATATATTTCATAATTAGAGGGTCGATGTCATTTTTAATCATCTTGGTAGTGACAATGGAGTGCGCACCCATCAAAAGAGAAAGCGCAGAAAACTCCTGACAGGAAGAAAGATACTGAGGATAGAGCTCAAAATCCCTGAGCAAAATGTAGTATATCGAGTACGCTGTCTTATAGTCGGAAAGCATAAAGGACCAATCGGCAAGCTTCCGGAGCAAAAATTCGTTCGAGGACGCTAGAAAATACCCATCCGAAGATGTAGATAAGGTTCCAGCTGCAGAGCTGTTCGTCTTATTCATGAACCTCTTGAGAAACTTGTTTCCATGGAATATCGATTTCCTGGGCTGAAGAATGGTCTCATCCCAGAAGGAAATCTTGCGGTTCATGAAAGGGATCATCAGGTCCTCCACCATTGCATTTATCGTTTCGTATATTACATCGACCAGTTGCGGACAAAGCCGCAGCAACGGTGGATGTGAGCCATCGTACACCTGCTCCTGTAACGAGTTCGTGATCGGAGGATGCAATACCACAGGATCGGACTCGTAATTCGTGAAGATCGGCAGCGGCACACTCTCAACAAAGAGCTGTTTCTTGATCGCTTTTTGCAACGCCTGCACAGTCTCCCACTGCTCGGAAGACGACTCATCAAAGCATAAGATGAACACCGGTAGCACATCGTTTGTGTTAATGTACGACGGGAACTTGCTGCTCTTGCTGGGCAGGTTCTTGAATTGGACCAGCAGTTCGCGCGCAAGCGTGTATTCCTCCCCCTGAGTGACATCGAGTGCCAGTAGCGCCATGATCGGGTGGTTCACCGTGTGGTACGGCGACAGCGCAGTCGACGACAGCATCGTGATGAACTTGTGGAATATCGAgtgcttcagcagctccgaTGGCGACTCGTTCGTCGTGCGCGCCTCTATGTCGCGCAGGAACTGCcccagcgcctcctccagATCCTCGAAGTCCACAGCCTGCTGCTCTGCCGTCTCGATAACCTCCTCAAGAGGCCGCTGGAACCGCACGTACCGCGACGTCTGTCGCTGGTACACCGAGCCCGGTCGCCGCTGTCCCGACACGCTCCCCACCTCCTCGCCGCGCTCCCGCACGTAGTCCGCGAAGTACCGCAGTAGCATATACAGCGAGCCCTCCGAAAACTCCTCCGCAAGATGCGCCTCCAACGCAGCGGTGCTCTGCACGCTGACGCAAGGCGATAGCGCATTGCATATCACCCTCCGCGATATCTCGTGTGGCACCGGCTGCGACCAGTGTTCTGGATAGTGCACCAGGTTCATGTACGTTTCGTATGATAGCATTGTCCGTTCCGTTGCTTTGTTCTAGCTACTACTGTCCTATTAAAACAACACCTCTGTCACTCTATTTGCCCTTCGCTCCGTAGCTTGGTACCCAACGTTATATCCTTCTCGCCTAGACAGCTCCCTTCAATTGCGAGGCCGGGCTCCACTAGGTCCGCGCTGTTGAACCTCTATCATTAAAGATTATCGTCATTAGTTCATACCAATTTTTCGCCATTGGAACTACTCAACTTTACACATACTACCAAATCCAAAGCCCACGGCAGTCGGCATCTTGTCAAGGAGCACTCCGCAAGACATACCCCAGTTATAGATCACATATTGTGCGATTAAACATCTCACCGACTTCTAGACACGAGGAGGATGATAGCACTGGTTGCATGGGTTGCTTGGCTAGGCCTGGCGCAGGGCTTCTACCTGCCGGGATCTGCGCCGACCACATACCGGCGCGGGGACGCCATTCCGCTGCTGGTGAACCACATCACGCCGACGGTGTTTTCCGACGACAGGGCAGGAACAGACGGCCAGCGCGACAAGGAGCGGTATCTGTATGCATATGATTACTACTATCCCCGCCTACACATGTGCCGGCCGGACAAGATTGAGAAGGTTTCTGAGTCGCTCGGGTCCATCATATTCGGTGACAGGCTGCACAACTCGCCGTTCGAGTTGAAGATGCTAGAGGAGAAGAGTTGCGTGGCGCTGTGCGAGAAGACGGTGCCGGCGGAGGATGCGAAGTTCATCAACCAGTTGATCCGGAGCGGCTTCTTCCACAATTGGCTGGTCGACGGGCTGCCAGCGGGAAGGGAGATGCATGACGCACGGACCAACACGGTTTTTTACGGGACGGGCTTCGAGCTGGGCAGGGTTATCCGGGGCACGGAAGACCGAAATCAGGAGGAGCCGGGGGAGATTGAACTACAGACGCGGCGGGTGCTGCAGCCGGGAGAGTCTGTAGTAGCTGTGCCGTACTTCATAAACCACTTCGAGATCACCGTGGATTACCACAAACGCGCCGAGGACGAGTTGCGGGTGGTGGGTGTGTCGGTGCTTCCTCGATCGCTACAGAACCCCGTGGGCGACAAATGTGCCAATTCGGGCAATGGCTTGGTGCTAAGCGAGACTGCAGACACCAAGGTGACGTTCACGTACAGTGTGCGTTTCCACGAGAGCGACGTTTCGTGGGCGACACGGTGGGGCAAGTATCTCCATGTGTACGATCCGAAGGTGCAGTGGTATTCGCTGATCAACTTCAGCTTGGTGGTACTGTTGTTGTCGTCGATAATGGTGCATTCGCTGTTCCGCGCGTTGAAGACGGATCTCGACCGGTATAATGACTTCAACTTAGACAACGAATTCCAGGAAGACTATGGGTGGAAGCTGCTGCATAGTGACGTGTTCCGGTCCCCGTCAAAGACGCTGTTGCTCTCTGTGTTCGTCGGTTCCGGAGGGCAGCTGTTCCTGATGAGCGCATGTACACTGTTCATTGCCATGCTTGGGTTCCTATCTCCAAGCTCCAGGGGCTCGCTTGGGACGATCATGTTTGTCCTTTACGCGATCTTCGGCGGTTTCGGTTCCTATCTATCCATGTCCACGTACAAAATGTTCGGTGGTGAGAAGTGGAAGGTGAACATGGTATTGACGCCTTTGTTGGTGCCGGGAATTATATTTGCGACAATGCTCCTGATGAACTTCTTCCTTGTAATGGTGCAATCGTCTGGTGCTATGCCATTCGGGACGATGTTGGCGATAGTTGTTCTGTGGTTCGTGCTCTCAATACCAATTTCTATCATGGGCTCTCTATTTGCACGCAAGA carries:
- the TMN2 gene encoding Tmn2p (Syntenic homolog of Saccharomyces cerevisiae YLR083C (EMP70) and YDR107C (TMN2)), whose amino-acid sequence is MIALVAWVAWLGLAQGFYLPGSAPTTYRRGDAIPLLVNHITPTVFSDDRAGTDGQRDKERYLYAYDYYYPRLHMCRPDKIEKVSESLGSIIFGDRLHNSPFELKMLEEKSCVALCEKTVPAEDAKFINQLIRSGFFHNWLVDGLPAGREMHDARTNTVFYGTGFELGRVIRGTEDRNQEEPGEIELQTRRVLQPGESVVAVPYFINHFEITVDYHKRAEDELRVVGVSVLPRSLQNPVGDKCANSGNGLVLSETADTKVTFTYSVRFHESDVSWATRWGKYLHVYDPKVQWYSLINFSLVVLLLSSIMVHSLFRALKTDLDRYNDFNLDNEFQEDYGWKLLHSDVFRSPSKTLLLSVFVGSGGQLFLMSACTLFIAMLGFLSPSSRGSLGTIMFVLYAIFGGFGSYLSMSTYKMFGGEKWKVNMVLTPLLVPGIIFATMLLMNFFLVMVQSSGAMPFGTMLAIVVLWFVLSIPISIMGSLFARKKNTWDQHPTKTSQIAKQIPPQPWYLRTWPAAYIAGLFPFGAIAVELYFIYTSIWFNTMFYMFGFLFFTFLLLTLTTALVTILLTYYSLCMENWSWQWRSFIIGGIGCSTYVFINSILFTKFRLGGFVTIVLYVGYSLLISFLFCLVTGTIGFVSSLWFVRKIYSSIKVD
- the TRS85 gene encoding Trs85p (Syntenic homolog of Saccharomyces cerevisiae YDR108W (TRS85)) translates to MLSYETYMNLVHYPEHWSQPVPHEISRRVICNALSPCVSVQSTAALEAHLAEEFSEGSLYMLLRYFADYVRERGEEVGSVSGQRRPGSVYQRQTSRYVRFQRPLEEVIETAEQQAVDFEDLEEALGQFLRDIEARTTNESPSELLKHSIFHKFITMLSSTALSPYHTVNHPIMALLALDVTQGEEYTLARELLVQFKNLPSKSSKFPSYINTNDVLPVFILCFDESSSEQWETVQALQKAIKKQLFVESVPLPIFTNYESDPVVLHPPITNSLQEQVYDGSHPPLLRLCPQLVDVIYETINAMVEDLMIPFMNRKISFWDETILQPRKSIFHGNKFLKRFMNKTNSSAAGTLSTSSDGYFLASSNEFLLRKLADWSFMLSDYKTAYSIYYILLRDFELYPQYLSSCQEFSALSLLMGAHSIVTTKMIKNDIDPLIMKYMDSTVASLNYLGKFRCLVYMAELFLSLSDTWTSAPFAIKYLELILQNEQLKLGPLSRTMLWERISYAYQLRIDPRIHTDDEYLSDNFMELTTEDDFCMNPNKLHHWRIHSLGLTRHRKEAVFRLLAAKKWLEYGHIRQGAWSLKGCNKVYRNLGFANADGTLLSRLVDMVVHEETVQSLAEHRNH